One Amblyomma americanum isolate KBUSLIRL-KWMA chromosome 8, ASM5285725v1, whole genome shotgun sequence DNA window includes the following coding sequences:
- the LOC144102639 gene encoding uncharacterized protein LOC144102639 — translation MVILLLSGAVLLVDMSTFRPYAVHVIFARGKLSDFLEGVLSSQSEAGFCCRQVTCFIFILTQHKLAAGTVHLSRGCDFLLWESLRAPEEVSKPHAGDIKMGTLPGFAPALLLLLSTAASVDIDTSDEGYKDLRVSIGDNVPPDESITDNIKAAIGALDVQRRQRWHPTSPCLT, via the exons ATGGTCATCTTACTCCTCTCGGGCGCTGTGTTGCTTGTGGACATG AGCACCTTCAGGCCCTATGCGGTACATGTGATTTTCGCCAGGGGCAAGCTATCAGATTTCCTTGAGGGTGTGTTATCTTCGCAGTCTGAAGCAGGATTCTGCTGCAGGCAGGTTACATGTTTTATCTTTATTTTAACGCAGCACAAGCTTGCAGCCGGCACGGTGCATTTGTCACGTGGGTGCGACTTCCTCCTCTGGGAGTCACTGCGGGCACCAGAGGAGGTGTCAAAG CCCCACGCAGGAGACATCAAGATGGGCACGCTGCCCGGCTTTGCACCTGCTCTACTGCTTTTGCTAAGCACTGCGGCGTCAGTCGACATCGACACCTCGGATGAAGGCTACAAGGATCTCCGAGTATCCATCGGCGACAACGTTCCTCCGGACGAGTCCATAACTGACAACATCAAG GCAGCCATCGGCGCTTTGGATGTGCAACGTAGGCAGCGTTGGCACCCTACGTCGCCTTGTCTGACCTGA